CCCGTCAACAACTTCGGATTCAGTCAAAACCACGTCCTCGAACAACGAATTTCATCGGTTTGCTCTTGCGAGACGGGCGAGACCTCGTGCAGAGTGGCCCTGTGGTCAGTCGTAGCGCAGAACCCAGGCCCGGCAGCGGAAGCTCCCCGGCGATCGACGCCGTCTCTCTGGCGATCATCGAGCAGCTCCAGGAGGACGGCCGTCGTCCGTACGCCGCCATAGGCAAGGCGGTCGGTCTCTCCGAGGCCGCCGTGCGCCAGCGCGTACAGAAGCTGCTCGACCAGGGCGTCATGCAGATCGTCGCCGTCACAGACCCGCTCACCGTGGGCTTCCGTCGGCAGGCGATGGTCGGCATCAACGTGGAGGGCGACCTCGATCCGGTCGCGGACGCGCTCACCGGCATGGCGGAGGTCGAGTACGTCGTCGTGACGGCGGGCTCCTTCGACCTCCTCGCCGAGATCGTGTGCGAGGACGACGACCACCTCCTGGAGATGATCAACAAACGCATCCGGACCCTCCCCGGAGTGCGCTCCACCGAGAGCTTCGTCTACCTCAAGCTCAAGAAGCAGACCTACATGTGGGGAACCCGATAGTCGTGACTGCCACCAGCAACCCTGCCGCGGGCAAGGACCTCTCGAAGACCGCGTACGACCACCTGTGGATGCACTTCACCCGCATGTCGTCGTACGAGAACGCCCCCGTGCCGACCATCGTGCGCGGCGAGGGAACGTACATCTTCGACGACAAGGGCAAGCGCTACCTCGACGGCCTCTCCGGCCTGTTCGTGGTGAACGCCGGTCACGGCCGCCACGAGCTCGCCGAGGCCGCGTACAAGCAGGCCCAGGAGCTGGCCTTCTTCCCGGTGTGGTCCTACGCCCACCCGAAGGCCGTCGAGCTCGCCGAGCGGCTCGCGCACTACGCGCCGGGCGACCTGAACAAGGTCTTCTTCACCACCGGCGGCGGCGAGGCCGTCGAGACCGCGTGGAAGCTGGCCAAGCAGTACTGGAAGCTGCGCGGCCACCACACCAAGTACAAGGTCATCTCGCGTGCGGTCGCCTACCACGGCACCCCGCAGGGCGCCCTGTCCATCACCGGCCTGCCGGCCCTGAAGGCCCCCTTCGAGCCGCTCGTACCGGGTGCGCACAAGGTGCCGAACACCAACATCTACCGCGCCCCGATCCACGGCGACGACCCGGAGGCGTTCGGCCGCTGGGCCGCCGACCAGATCGAGCAGGAGATCCTCTTCGAGGGCCCGGAGACCGTCGCCGCGGTCTTCCTGGAGCCGGTGCAGAACGCGGGCGGCTGCTTCCCGCCGCCGCCCGGCTACTTCCAGCGGGTCCGCGAGATCTGCGACAAGTACGACGTGCTGCTGGTCTCGGACGAGGTCATCTGCGCCTTCGGCCGCCTCGGCACGATGTTCGCCTGCGACAAGTTCGACTACGTCCCCGACATGATCACCTGCGCCAAGGGCATGACCTCGGGCTACTCCCCGATCGGCGCCTGCATCATCTCGGACAAGCTCGCCGAGCCGTTCTACGAGGGCGACAACACCTTCCTGCACGGCTACACCTTCGGCGGCCACCCGGTCTCCGCGGCGGTCGGCCTCGCCAACCTCGACATCTTCGAGCGCGAGGGCCTCAACCAGCACGTCCTGGACAACGAGGACGCGTTCTTCCAGACGCTCCGCAAGCTCCACGACCTGCCGATCGTCGGCGACGTCCGGGGCAACGGTTTCTTCTACGGCATCGAGCTGGTGAAGGACAAGGTCACCAAGGAGACCTTCACCGACGAGGAGACCGAGCGCGTCC
This is a stretch of genomic DNA from Streptomyces sp. NBC_00237. It encodes these proteins:
- a CDS encoding Lrp/AsnC family transcriptional regulator, giving the protein MVSRSAEPRPGSGSSPAIDAVSLAIIEQLQEDGRRPYAAIGKAVGLSEAAVRQRVQKLLDQGVMQIVAVTDPLTVGFRRQAMVGINVEGDLDPVADALTGMAEVEYVVVTAGSFDLLAEIVCEDDDHLLEMINKRIRTLPGVRSTESFVYLKLKKQTYMWGTR
- a CDS encoding aspartate aminotransferase family protein translates to MTATSNPAAGKDLSKTAYDHLWMHFTRMSSYENAPVPTIVRGEGTYIFDDKGKRYLDGLSGLFVVNAGHGRHELAEAAYKQAQELAFFPVWSYAHPKAVELAERLAHYAPGDLNKVFFTTGGGEAVETAWKLAKQYWKLRGHHTKYKVISRAVAYHGTPQGALSITGLPALKAPFEPLVPGAHKVPNTNIYRAPIHGDDPEAFGRWAADQIEQEILFEGPETVAAVFLEPVQNAGGCFPPPPGYFQRVREICDKYDVLLVSDEVICAFGRLGTMFACDKFDYVPDMITCAKGMTSGYSPIGACIISDKLAEPFYEGDNTFLHGYTFGGHPVSAAVGLANLDIFEREGLNQHVLDNEDAFFQTLRKLHDLPIVGDVRGNGFFYGIELVKDKVTKETFTDEETERVLYGFLSKALYENGLYCRADDRGDPVVQLAPPLISTQETFDEIESILRAVLTEAWTKL